A portion of the Gaiellales bacterium genome contains these proteins:
- the rocF gene encoding arginase yields the protein MTGRQIPDHRGRRPIGVIGAALDLGSGRRGVDMGPSAIRYAQLGERIEELGLQIHDHGNVRTGMVEALDQGDPSARYWSAIKRTCEELADHVAATLSEGELPLVLGGDHSIAIGTLGGLARSHGTPGGVVWLDAHTDINSPRTSPSGNVHGMPLAVALGLADDPRFESSAWPLPMVDERLTALVGIRSVDAGERDRLAGLGVRVFTMEDVDRHGMRHVMEQAIEAVSGAPFVHVSLDMDVLDPDQAPGVGTPVRGGITYREAHLAMEMLATSGVVSSLEVVEVNPVLDERNATASLAVELVLSALGARIL from the coding sequence GTGACCGGCCGCCAGATTCCCGACCACCGCGGGCGCCGTCCGATCGGCGTCATCGGCGCGGCGCTCGACCTGGGATCCGGGCGCCGCGGCGTGGACATGGGGCCCTCGGCGATTCGCTATGCCCAGCTCGGCGAGCGGATCGAGGAGCTCGGGCTGCAGATCCACGACCACGGCAACGTCCGCACCGGGATGGTGGAGGCGCTCGACCAGGGGGACCCGTCGGCGCGGTACTGGAGCGCCATCAAGCGGACGTGCGAGGAGCTTGCCGACCACGTCGCGGCGACGCTGTCGGAGGGTGAGCTGCCGCTCGTCCTCGGCGGTGACCACTCGATCGCCATCGGCACGCTGGGCGGCCTGGCGCGGTCGCACGGGACACCGGGCGGCGTCGTGTGGCTGGACGCCCACACGGACATCAACTCGCCGAGGACATCTCCGAGCGGCAACGTGCACGGCATGCCGCTCGCGGTGGCGCTGGGGCTCGCCGACGATCCGCGGTTCGAGAGCTCGGCGTGGCCGCTGCCGATGGTCGACGAGCGGCTGACGGCGCTCGTGGGAATCCGCAGCGTCGACGCCGGCGAGCGCGACCGCCTGGCGGGGCTGGGAGTGCGCGTGTTCACCATGGAGGACGTCGACCGCCACGGCATGCGTCACGTGATGGAACAGGCGATCGAAGCGGTGTCCGGGGCGCCGTTCGTGCATGTCTCGCTCGACATGGACGTGCTCGACCCCGACCAGGCGCCCGGCGTCGGGACGCCCGTTCGCGGCGGGATCACCTACCGCGAGGCGCACCTCGCCATGGAGATGCTGGCGACGAGCGGGGTCGTCTCGTCGCTCGAAGTGGTCGAGGTCAACCCCGTGCTCGACGAGCGGAACGCCACGGCCAGCCTGGCGGTGGAGCTCGTGCTGTCAGCGCTGGGCG